ccactcaatgcatcgatcgcacgtatcgaccagtcattggcctacttggaaaaatacccatatacacttagcattattttggatgattacaaagaaattacatcatatatgttgaatttcttacgttaaagtccgtaagaacacatttcagaagacaggtCAGAAAATTTTCGAAAAATCGGCACCATGAGTGTAAATACAGATCGCAAGGAGCAGTATAAATATCAGTCAGTGAATCCAGCTTTAAAAAGGTCTGAGAACTAGTTTTACGTATTCAAGCTGTGACATGTGAAATAATATGAGAtgctggcgatgtcagagggccggttggtaatggaagtgggccggtgttttggaccatcccaaccccgtcggcccaccggggattctcccggtatccccgatggccagtccggcccTGGTAGAAACGCTCCAGAACACGCGAGCCTGTGGACTGAGCGTGATCTCTGTGGCCCCCTGCAGGACGGGAGACTGATGGCAGGAGACCAGCTGGTGTCAGTCAACAAAGAGTCCCTTATTGGAGTGACGTACGAGGAGGCCAGGAGCATTATCACACGCACCAAACTCAGGTGCGCTGGAGCACAGCCTCTGCGTCCTCAGTACAAGCAGTGTTAGAAGATGAAAAAAGACCTAatagatgctgtgtgtgtgtgtgtagaccagaCCCCACAGTGGAGATAGCCTTCATCAGAAGGGGGTCTTCATCAAGTTCCAGCAGTGGTCCACAGAGCCCTGTCTCCAACCAGGCCCCCCCCAGTGCAGCTGTGCCCCAGGCCAGGCCTCTGGCCCCCAGCACGCTGCCTTCtacagcccccctgcccccccaggcccccccgaCCTCCTTGATCCCCAGGGTCACTGCCAACCTCAACCCTGACTGCCAGACTCTGCCTTCAGTCAACATCAGTCaggttggacacacacacacacacaccacacacacacacacacacacacaaacacacacacacacagcaggctcaTGTTTGAATTGTGTTCACGCCTGCAGGTACGGGTGGTTCCTGTGAGAGTGGAGCAGACACGTGTCCCCTCCCCACCTGAGAGTGCCACCGTCACAGACGCCAAACCGGGTGAgagacctgctgtgtgtgttagagacctgctgtgtgtgttagagcctgtctctccatcGGCCTGCTCTCTCGCTGAGCGCCCGCTAATCACCGCCTGTGAGAATCAGGCGTGACCTGTTGTGTCTGTGCTGGGGGAAACACTACACATATCTGAACATCGTGTTCCTAATGGCTTGGAGAAAACCTTTCCATACGCCTACACATAGGCACAAAGAGCGTCCAAACAGGTTGGaagggcacacagacacacacacatgacagataGCAGTCAAATGAATGTGTGTCATTTTACCCTGTGGCCTTATCTGTCTCTGAACAGTGGGAAGTGTCACATCATAAAGTCagtcacgcaaacacacacgcatgcacttaAACACTCACATACCCAGCCACTTTAATGACAGAGTAGCATCTGACGCATCCATCCATTTCTGATcgagaaaaatgtattttgttaaaacccacacatgcacacacacacacacacacacacacacacacacacgcacacacagtagaaGACAGGCACACGGGAGGAAACAGCCCTGTGCTCTGAAGGGTTGGATGCTGACCAGGTTTGCTGGTAGCTGACTGCGTCAGAAAGCCGACTGGGTGGAGTGAGACACAGATGGCGAGTGGCGTGCTGCCTGGCGAGGACAAGTGGGAGATCTGTAGCAGGGAGGCTGTGGTCACATCCTTTCTGTCAGGCTCTCAAACAGCCAGCCAgagtgtcagtcagtcagtcagtcagtagcatttgtttgagtgtttgtgtgtctacttctatgtgtgtgcgtctatgtGTTGCTCACTCATCTGcatgttcacctgtgtctccttTCCCTGAAACCCCAACAGGAAGTCAGGAACCCTCACACAGGAAGTGCTCCAGCAGCCGCCTCAAACTGGAAAGACTGGAGCAGGTcagcagtgtgtgggtgtgtgtgtgtgggtgtgtgtgtgtgtgtgtgtgaggaggatgtgtgtgtgtgtgtgtgtgtgaatggtgaATACTGCATGTGTGGCTTGAAAGTCTGTGTGCAAAGAAGGCAATTCCAGAAAATACCAGAAACATCAGCATGCTAGTTGGTATCAGATGGTTCCCAGCATATTGGGACATTGTTTTACAAAGGTCATTGGGATGTAATGACGTATTCACAGATCAACTGTTCAATAAGCTATTACGACTGGCCTGGCATTTGCTCCAAGCTAATCAAATAGCTGTGTGTTCCCATTTTTCTGAGTATCTGTTCCTCtattggggtgtgtgtttggattatggtgtatgtttgtttcatggtatgtgtgtctgtgtgtacgtatgtatgtgtgtgagtgtctctgcCAACATGTAGCTGTCGAAGCCTTCTGCCTGCATTCCCACGGCATCATGTTCAAATCAATAGACAGCGTTCACATCCAGTCTCAGTCACGCTAGGGgtggtaaatgtgtgtgtgtgtgtgtgttgatgtgcctCCACTGTGGGTATGTGGACAGGCTCTGGATGCACTTGGCCTGAAGCCCACAGAAGTGCAGAGTCAGATGCTGAAGGCCAGACTACAGACAGACCCAGCTGGAACGGTGGCCCACGCTGGTAAGACTCCACCTCACTCCCTCcatgcctccatctctccatctctccgtttCACcattcctccattcctccattcctccattcctccattcctccattcCTCTGTCCTGTCATCCTTCCATCCCGGCACCTCTCTAGATTTCTGAATCTCTACCCGTTTCTCAATCCATCTATATCTCTATTCATCCTGACACCATTTGCCAAAATGACAAGCCACCTACTTGAATCTGTGCCCAAACATTCTTTAACTCTATTTGATATGttctccttgtgtgtgtttgtgtgttggtatatatgtgtgtgtgtgtgtgcagactttGAGAGTCTCACCAGGGAGTTGTTTAATCTCCAGTGGGAGGACTCAGGTACGGGGCCGGGGTCAAGGTTCAATTCAGATGACCTCTCCAGTCTGCTGGAGTCGCCTAGAAACCCGCAGGTAAGTCACAGAGCTCCACAGATTGGTGAACTTTTGTTAAAAAATCTGTTGATTTAGCAGGTTAATAACCTTTGAGAGTTATAGTTTAGTTGGTGCAGTtatatgggcatatgtgaaggcCTCAGTGTCATTGCATATAATTTGTGCTTTTTTTGATTTGGTTAAATATATTGGTTTTATAATGTGCTTTATGCTGCTAGTCACGCAGAAAGAGCAaacctctgtctgtttgtgtgtctgtttgtgtgtgtgtgtgtttgtgcgtgtgtaaagCCATCACTGTCAGATTCTGATgacctggaggagatggagagactgaGGAAAGACCACATTGAGGCCCTGAGGGAGATTAAGAGACTGCAGGTACACTGACTCTGGTCCACAGACCCTGCTGGAACTAACTGGTCTCTGTctatttactgtgtgtgtgtgtgtgtgccatgtgtCCCCAGGACCAGGTGGCTGAGTCACTAAAACTGCAGCAGCAGATGCAGGCGGAGTTCACCAAGGTCCAACAGGTCAGTTACCTCTACTTAAAGACGCAGTACTGCCTTTCAGAAGGCAGCCTGGCCCAGTGTTGGTCAAGCTGCGGAATAGATGTAGTTTGGGGTGGAAAATCTGGAAATTGTAGATCCACTAGGAGGAgctctacacacgcacacacactgatgtcCGACCCTGTGAATAGAAGAAGTTGTTAGTGATACACACCAGTGCAAAGTGATATATTTTGAAAGATCAGTTCTACAGGAACTCTTTACTCTGCAGTCCAAGTACTATCCTCCGAAACTATAGTGTGTTAAAAGCTCTGAGCAGCTCTGCGTTTGTgcactcttgtgtgtgtgtgtgtgtgtgtgtgtgtgtgtgtgtgggagcgagggagaggcatAGCTGATGTGTAGGCCTGCTCTGAAGGGTGAGAGGGCTCATGGTAAAAGTGAGGCTTTGGTTCCAAAATAGTTCTATGCTGTGTTGAGTCAGAACCACAGTCTAaatctctcctccgctcctcgtCCCCCTGCCTGAGTTGAAAGGAGAGTTACATAAACCACACAGATCAATATCCAGATACAGATGCAGACCCGATTTAATCAGCAGACCACATGGCCTTGTGAGAAAGTGAccacactgttttgacgtttcAAGTATGTATTTCTTTAATGTTGTGCGCCCACAATTATTGTCAGCCTTGCCCCGCTGTTCCTATGGCCGAGTCATTTGTCATCCAACTCAAGTCGATCCCAAGCCAGGCAGTAACTGACACATGTAACAGAGTCATGTTGAGGGAACCAGCACGTGAGATCACAAGATGATCGCTACTCTTTCATCTGGACACCAGATAAAAGAGCCAACCCAATCTCTTCTGGCACAATGATTACATCTGACTGCATCTGtcagtgcccacacacacactcacatacacccactcacacacacacacacacacacacacacacacacacacaaaacacacacacacacacacacacacacacacacacacacacacacacacacacacacacacacacacacacacacacacacacacacacacagtagcctgATTACTATGTGTAACTCAGCACTCGGAACCTCTCTACATCTCCTGCATATTTGATAAGTGTGCATGGCAGAGCTAATCATAGTAGAGAGGCTAGACTGTTCATCTCTGCACAGCCTGCTCTGCCACTTTTTCCGACTTTGTGTGAAACCATTAAGTTGGCTGACTAAAATTATGACTCTGCCTTTTAGCAAGGCACGGATAATTTAAGTCACACGCAATGGATGGTAATCAAGCCTTGCCGCATTGCTGATAAATAGTTTCAAAACTCTGAAAGGATCCTCATCTCTCATCGACATTGTTCCTGCTCAAGCATCCCTGTGGATGACAGtggctctcctcccctgctctcagTAGCAGCTTCTTATATAAACACGGGGCCGATGCTAGCCAGGGAGGCAGAGCAGCAGATGGACTCATGTAGAAGGACTCTCCAcatggtgaaggaggaggaggactcgtggagtggagagagagagagagagaggcacgcAGGACAAATATTTTGTCAAAGCCAATTCTTATTCCCAGAAAGaacaatatttatttagttaGCATGGTTCATCTAGTTAGATTCTGAAAGAAagagttaaagagagagaaggggaaataaaaagagggggagagaggggtagatgaggaaagagggaaagagggaaagagagagagaaatagagaggaaaataaagaaaaagagagagaaatagggggaGTGAgacatgatagaaagagaaaggtgGCTGCTGTGTGGTTTCTTGGCATTGTGAGATCGGCGTAACCAGGGGAGTGCTTGACAGAAAGGCCCTTCCTGTGACACAGCTTGACCCATCAGGCCACAGGCAGCACTCCATTAGTtactgaaccacacacacatgcactcatgtgcacacacaagcagatgctcacacacacacacaaacacacacacacacacacacacacactaatagtAGCAggcacacaagcatacacactcaGTCGAACAAATGCACGTGTACTCAAACACATGTGCAATCACTCCTCACATTATCCATTTTtatcacaaactcacacacactctcttctcaCTCAAAACACCtcaatcacacgcacacatcctcAATGTATACACTCATACACTCTTGCCATCCACATCTTGCCATCCATCCAAAAAACACACTGTTTCTAGCAAACCCAGATACTTCCTTGGATGGAGAAAACAACctaatgtaatgttttttttcctttatcTCATTTAGAATCTCACTTACTTTCTTTCTCGCTATCCAATTACACCAATgcacatgtgtgcatgtgtgagtgtgcttatTATCTGAGTGGACAAACAGTGTGcactctgtttgtgtgtaagtctgtgtttgtgtgttcagggCTAGTGGATGTTAAGGACCACATTTGCGGTTTAGGACTAGTGAGGTTGGTGTATGGTGtgcaggtctggactgggactgaaaattggcccgggactttgaaacgcagaccggcccacgaccgtgtattattattatatatatatttttttgcattaTGCCGCAGCCGCTTGACCGTCCGTTCAGAAAATCTTCCGACTTTCCCAACGGCCAGTCCAACCCTGGTGGTGTGTATATTTAGGGTTAGTGCTAGGTTTAGGTCTGGTATTTGGTTTAGGCGTTATAACCTTCGGTCTTGTAAACCTGGGTGAGGTCAGGAAGCTGACACTAAAGGGGTGCCTCCTATTGACAGCGGATCTCCTTTACATCCTTGTTAcgtaactgatttaactgcttgtactcactgtgaattatattattgttgcttgctttcctccaggtacactctagcATCATGatcgaggatcatgttgtttaattgaaatgtgtttaacTACATGTGGTTGCACCCATTGGCTCTTATTTGATTTGCACAATGTAtggttcatgttttggctgcccgcaatgtttttggggctatctcttggtttattattattgacctatgcactttttttgcaaagctctctcttgtaagtcgccgctttggataaaagcatctgctaaatgactaaatgtaaaggatGTAATCTAAATCATCACTGCATAAACTCTGAGATCAGTTAAGAGCTCCACCACTAGTGGAAGCCTGGGCCTGCATCAGCTGACCCACGTCTCTGACGGTTGGGTAAGATGCCGTCACCAGGTGTGGTATCCCATCCATCAGTGTCGTTAACATGTCCGCTGTGTCAGTCTCTTGTGTGAGCTGAGACCGCGAGGCATGTCTGAGCGTGACTGCCTGCGACACAGCCACACCCAGCAACAAGCAGCGCTGTCTGAAAAGGAGAAAAGACCTAATGGTTTCTGAAGCTTCCATTACTGTCAAAAGGAAAACAGCATTTAGCAAAGACCGTGGGACAAAGGGGAAGTCCCTTGTTAGGGCATTCATTTATCAACTTGCTGTTTGCACGGCATGAAGGCAGCCAAACAGTCCTTCAGGCTGAATCAGGTTTTTAATAATCCCCAAGTCAATTCCCACTATGACATTGAGCGCTAGAAATACAATGTCATAAATGTGTTTTGGCAGaagcttttgtccaaagcaacACACAGGTGGGGATCTGAACCTGTGACGTCTTAAGCTGCAGTCAAACGCTGTAATCACTGAGCTACACCTAGACAAGACATCCCAAGACAATTTTCCTGCTCTCCACTATACTATGTGCAAAATGCAGACTGACTCAGTAAGCCAGGAGTGATCAGCTCAGACACTAGTGCATGCTCGAATGACTCAGCATGACCATGGGGCTTCACTCTTCCCTACTGCTGGGCCATGACCCTGATGAGCAGGGACAGAGCAGAAGGCTAAATCCAGACTTGAAGAGGCACACCAAAACATTGAACTCATGGTTCAAGGTTACTCATTATTCGGTTACTAGTTTTGCTACTTAACTAGGTTTGGAGAAATATATCGTTGCAGCCAAAGCTCTTCAAATCAACATTCCTGTTCCTTGCGAAAGAAATGCTGAGGACACAATGCTGCCTACCCCACCACATTCACACTGTAAAGTCTTGGTTGTGCCCTTTAAGGCTATGATTTATGGAGGTAAAACTAGTGATTAGATTCATTCTCAGATACGATGGTGAGTGTTTCTTTGTTCGGTTGTTCATCCGTTTGAATCCAGTGACAAGGATAAGTCATTTGGTCTTAGTGACTTCTGtgttctcctctcgtctccgtGTAGGATATGAAggctggagcagaggagagccatGCCTTGCGGAGCCGGGTCCACCTGGCGGAGGCAGCCCAGAAGCAGGCTCGGGGGATGGAGATGGACTATGAAGAGGTGGTCCATCTCTTGGAGGCTGAGATTGCCGAGCTGAAGgcccagagaggaggaaagcCAGCCCAGTCCAAGGTCAAGgatacctcccctctcctctggtctccaggTGTTTCCTGGTCTGGGTAGAATCCACTTCAGGTTTTCCCTCCCCCAGCATAAGTAGGTCAATGTGTGCTGTGTTTTATTCAGTACAGGGTTGCTGAGCTGTTACTTTAATGTGATGTCATTGACATCAGacaaactgttttttttatatatataaatatgactAGCAACACTACAAGTCTGTATGACTTACTATCTGGCCCTTAGCTCATGCTGGACAGTTGCCAAGCCCACTGGATTTGGCAGTCTGAATTCTCCCCCTACCATCTCAAACCACCACCAATTCATACTATTATCGAGTCATCAGATGCTGAAGGGAAACAATTTAGCTTTAGCTGAAGTATCAGATAAACAAACTGTGACCTTTAACCTCTTTTAGGCACAGGAAGAGACGGAGGAGCTGAGAAAGCGAGTGGCAGTCCTGGAGTGTCAACTACGGAAGAGCGAAGGGTCCAAAAAGGGCTTTGAGGTGTCCACCAATAAACTGCTCAAGTTTGTGGAGGTACGTAGCTTGCTGTAGTTCTAAACCTCATGCTGCTACACTAATTATCACTGACCAATAATGCAACAGATAAGATGAGATGTTTCCATTAATACAACGTCAGTAATAAAATAGATATTTAATTGCTGAGTTGCTGTTGCAGTCTGTAACTTAGTTGAACCTCAGGAAGTAACAGTCTTCTCTCCTGACTCATGCTCTCCTCCACTCAGGCTGCTCATGAGTTCCTCCAGGAGAACCAAGGGCCTGTGAAAAGctacaggtgaacacacactcactcactcactcacacacactccctcttaTTCCTATCCTGATAGTACCTTTATGGTAACTttgatctttctctctcagggcGAGTAATCGAAGGCactgtgttctggtgtgtgggTCTCTTATGAAGTGTAGGATTCATTCACAAGGCTGCAGCTAATGGCCTGAGGGACACAGATACTTTTAATGTGGCGCTTTAAGCAGCATGTATTTTCGAGGCTTGCGTGAAGGCAGAGCTCACAGACCTGCCCACCTTCCCTGGACTGGAGAGAAACAGCGcgcctctttttgtctctctttctctcttgccgtctctctctcgcatGCAGCTTCTTTCCAtcaatctctcttcctccatctcactctctctctctctctctcactctctctctctctctctctctctccctctctctccatctgtctctttttctccctcgaCCGATCCGTTTTTTTCtccatccgtctctctctgACAAACTCTGCATGTCTCTTCTCGGGCGGTAGTCATTCCATCTTACTATAGTCTACTAATCAGTGTGTGCCAATCCTAAAAACCTCCTGGtgttaccctgtgtgtgtgtgtgtgtgggggtcttggtgtccttgtgtgtgtcttgaCCCCCACGCTCAGTGGGAGTTCAGTCTGGGGGTCTATAATGAGGGACCCTGCAGACTGCAGTGCCTATTAGCCAACTCCTGCTCTGTCCCTTAGAACCTCCTAcccctagcacacacacacacacacagacatgcacacacaaatacacacatacacacacactaccctgaCACAGCTAAAGCTCTGCATGAT
This DNA window, taken from Hypomesus transpacificus isolate Combined female chromosome 13, fHypTra1, whole genome shotgun sequence, encodes the following:
- the stxbp4 gene encoding syntaxin-binding protein 4, with the translated sequence MPLLPQEAERFDGLSLLYWTIMGPQGINRAVQRLEFFDLKRGLGVKIIGGYREDTGEEFGLFIKRVVAGGLAAQDGRLKAGDLILQVNNNNLVGVTNDRAVEILRSASASNHMSLLVARDDESRKEFLYLMEKYGSSSSAGSGRISPTQTPTGKTTDTASSSSSSRSTSPQLLSPKEVGLPAPPYNSSPPYTTSSFTVHPQTHAFTDSVIRLICVSKGTGLGLVIKGGANRAEGPMVFIQEMVVGGDCQKDGRLMAGDQLVSVNKESLIGVTYEEARSIITRTKLRPDPTVEIAFIRRGSSSSSSSGPQSPVSNQAPPSAAVPQARPLAPSTLPSTAPLPPQAPPTSLIPRVTANLNPDCQTLPSVNISQVRVVPVRVEQTRVPSPPESATVTDAKPGSQEPSHRKCSSSRLKLERLEQALDALGLKPTEVQSQMLKARLQTDPAGTVAHADFESLTRELFNLQWEDSGTGPGSRFNSDDLSSLLESPRNPQPSLSDSDDLEEMERLRKDHIEALREIKRLQDQVAESLKLQQQMQAEFTKVQQDMKAGAEESHALRSRVHLAEAAQKQARGMEMDYEEVVHLLEAEIAELKAQRGGKPAQSKAQEETEELRKRVAVLECQLRKSEGSKKGFEVSTNKLLKFVEAAHEFLQENQGPVKSYSCGDVKAGSSQAARHVKKSPWTAATLAVEAKELTRTVRAILEVDCLPYGWEEAYTADGVKYFINHVTQSTSWTHPVTSAVSGADREPGGHVVDTPIETET